The DNA segment tcttcttttctgtcttctgtcttcttttccttggctaaaaacgtgccgttgcgctgaagaactatgaacttcagtCATGCAGACCTATATGTAGAGGTTATAAAATGTTAGCATTAGTTTGGGTTGCCCACAAGGTCATGTGTCAGTGTGCAAGGCTACAGACTCATTCTGCACCGCTGTGGGATGGTACCTTTGCATGGTTGTGGCACGATGTTTCATTTATAAGAATTCTTCCTTGGTTGCTCTTCGACTTTAGCTGTCCACGCGGGTTGGCTGTTGGTCACACATGCTGCACTTTTTGTAGCTGGTCACAAACTTTCCTCAGAACAACCCTTCTTGCCCTTGATGTATGCAGACCCATTTGTTTCATTCATCCCTTTTTGTGCATATTGCCAGGACATGGCGAGGACCAAGTGTACCGCTACAATGAGCCTAAGTGCCTTGCATGGCTTACCAAGAAAGTGAAGGCTGTGGCTGCCAGGCTGCAGTCGATTGGCATTCCTCCCCCAGCAGCGTGCTCCAGTGCTGCCAGTGCCGGCTGCAGTGGTGGTAGCCAGCCCACGAGTGGTGAGACTTCTTATTTCCCACCCTCTTGTTTCCTAGTTAAGGAAGCTATATGATGTCGTTCACCACTCGGGCCACCCATGATTATCTGTCCTGATGGTGCGCTGTAGGGCATCTCTGTAACTTCAGTGACTCAGCTGTATTAAATTCTCAGAGGCAGTGTTCTGCTGGTCCTTCAGAAGCACTTGTAATGAAAATACCGCTCACTAGTGGGTGTCTTGTCCTGTCATTTTATTGGCGAAGTCGTGCCTTTACAATGCTTACAGAAAAGAAGCTTGCACCACACAGCTGAGCTTTTCaaacattgcgccatttcctttccccaaaaaccaattattattattattattattattcactctgCTGACTTTGAGTGCGGTGCCCTTGTGTATTGCCAATGATGCACACTTGTGAGCAAGAATAAGAAACTTCCTCTCCCATTTCAAAAAGAATGTATGCAATGAGCAtgctgtttgtgttttttgttttgaatGCCTTTTGCTTGTTGACTTTTTATTaccaaaaaaaaatagaggaacaTTTTCTTGCTGTCTTCCATATGGTGAAGAAGCGACAGGGATAGATGTACCTTTCCTTCAAGAGCGCTCGCTCTCAAACTCATTGGAACTATGGGACTGCAATGGCACATTCCTGAGAGCACCCGATCCCTGTACAACTTAAAATTGTTATGGTGCAGGCTTTTTTGGGTTACAACCACTGATGGCACATTATGGAGTGTAGGGCCATGTGAGACAGGGTGGCGTTGCAGGCAGTAAAATTACCCAGGTGGCCCAGGCTCACCTAGAAAATTTAATTAGCAACCAGTGGGCAAATGCAAGAGCTTTCAAtaatattacatatgtacaggtGTGGACACTATAGTAAACTAAGCACACCACTCCATTCTAATTGCAAGCCTTCTCTATCAGACGTGAATAAATATTATTTGTCTATGAGAAAGCGCACTAGTGCCCACTACCTGCCTGCACATACCACAGCTGCCAGTTTCAATTAAGCAATGTGTGAAAAATGTTATAAGGCAGTAGTGTGCGCTGTTTAATATTTTGTGCGGCTGTACATTGACATTGCCACTTCCGTTCACTGTGTACAAAGAGCCATATGCAGTTCTCATTTGTAAAATAATATATATACTGTTCAGCTGCGTCACATTTCGGACATAAAGCTTAAAAAGGGTATGTGTTCATTACCTTTGCTACTTCATAAGACTCTAGATACAAAAACCCAGCAAATAAAGTCTTTTTATTGGCTGTTTCTATTTAGTTTGTTATTTCTGAATCTGGAAATAGCATGTACATATTGAGTTACTCCAAGGGTGGAGATATGCAGTTCTCTCTTTCgatcattttctttttcatttgcctCTACAGTTTGCTTTATTATAATGTAGTTATTTTTTAACAACATTAAGCCAGACTTTCAATAAAGCAGTGAGGATGTAGTAGTGGAGTTGTTAGGTCACTTTGTGTTCAATAGCACTAAAATTTTGGCTGCATGAGAGAGAGTTATTTACTACCTTTCATTTCTGCATCTGTTTTAGAGGACTTTATGGTTGCTGCACATGCTACTGTGGCTAGGTACATTCCACCAATGTTAGCCACAGTGCTGAACTCATCACTAGGGTATGTGATTCTAACTGCAAGCAGTGCAAATATATATTGGCATGCTAAGATGTTTTGAGACTTGCAAAATGCAGCAGTTGTGCTGGCAACGCAAATGCATTGTGCCTATTAAGGCATGCTTCCATTTGAGGGTAGATGTTGGGTTTTGAAGTGACCAGTAATTGATTTTTAACCATGAGATGCATTCAGGTGCTTGCATTTTTCCGGACACGTATTTTACAAAACAGAAGCACACTAGAGCAAGACTGAAGATCCCTTTGTCATCAAAGATGTCAAAAGCTGTCATGAAGAAGGTTCCGAGTTGTGGTGTTTAACCAGCCAGTTGAGGTACAGGGGAGGATAGCTACAATAGCTACAGCAGTCGCTTCTCCGTGACCTAGTTGACTTAGGTATTCGTGGTAGGATACTGAACTGCTTGAAAGATTTCTTGTCCAGCCGTTCATTTCGTGTATGCCTGGATTCAGTGTTTCCAAGGGACTTCAttcaagaaaacggagtacctctgGGGTGCGTTTAAGCACTGCACTATTTGTTATGAAAATGAATTCCATATGCAGAATAATTCCAAGGTTTATTGCGTGCACATTCTCCAGCTTATCAACCTTGTGAGAGACAGATACAGCTAACATTAAACAGACTAGCGATTTGGGCTGACAGAAAAGGGTTTAAGGTCTGCCCCCAAAAAAACAGtagcggttcttttctcgctcaaaAGAAGCTTGCAGAATGACCCCACCCTGCACTTGAAAGAAACCATACTAccagtaaaacaagagcataaatttttAGGAATAACATTTGACAAAGCTCACGGCCTTGCTGCACATAAACACGCTAAAAAAAAGCCTCGCAATCTTTAGacatactcaaagtgctctcAAGGAAGCATTGGTGGTCTGATAGAACATGTCTTTTGCACATTTATCGCTCTTTGGTACATTCCTCCTAAGGGCGTGTTGTGTATGGCTCAGCGAGACCGTTATACCTAAAAAAATTAGATCCCGTACGCAACTCAGGCCTGCGCTTCTCAtgcggtgcatacaggacatccCCATAGTCGGACTCTGTGCAAAAACAAATGAACCCCCATTTGAAATTAGAGGAACTGCTCTTACGTGTGCATACCTACAAAAATTAGATCCTGTACACAACTCAGGCCTGCGCCTCTCATGCGGTGCATACAGCACATCCCCCATAGTCGGACTCTGTGCAAAAACAAATGAACCCTCACTTGAAATTAGAAAAACTGCTATAACTTGTGCATACCTAAAAAAATTAGATCCTGTACACAACTCAGGCCTGCGCCTCTCAtgcggtgcatacaggacatccCCATAGTCGGACTCTGTGCAAAAACAAATGAACCCTCATTTGAAATTAGAAAAACTGCTATAACTTGTGCATACCTAAAAAAATTAGATCCTGCACACAACTCAGGCCTGCGCTTCTCAtgcggtgcatacaggacatccCCATAGTCGGACTCTGTGCAAAAACAAATGAACCCTCATTTGAAATTAGAGGAACTGCTCTTACGTGTGCATACCTACAAAAATTAGATCCTGTACACAACTCAGGCCTGCGCCTCTCATGCGGTGCATACAGCACATCCCCCATAGTCGGACTCTGTGCAAAAACAAATGAACCCTCACTTGAAATTAGAAGAACTGCTCTAATATGAGCATACCTAAAAAAATTAGCTCCTGTACACAACTCAAGCCTGCGCCTCTCAtgtggtgcatacaggacatccCCCATAGTCGGACTCTGTGCAAAAACAAATGAACCCTCACTTGAAATTAGAAGAACTGCTCTAGCGTGTGCATACCTAAAAAAATTAGATCCTGCACACAACTCAGGCCTGCGCTTCTCAtgcggtgcatacaggacatccCCCATAGTCGGACTCTGTGCAGAAACAAATGAACCCTCACTTGAAATTAGAAGAACTGCTATAACTTGTGCATACCTAAAAAAATTAGATCCTGTACACAACTCAGGCCTGCGCCTCTCATGCGGTGCATACAGCACATCCCCCATAGTCGGACTCTGTGCAAAAACAAATGAACCCTCACTTGAAATTAGAAGAACTGCTCTAATATGAGCATACCTAAAAAAATTAGCTCCTGTACACAACTCAAGCCTGCGCCTCTCAtgtggtgcatacaggacatccCCCATAGTCGGACTCTGTGCAAAAACAAATGAACCCTCACTTGAAATTAGAAGAACTGCTCTAGCGTGTGCATGCCTAAAAAATTAGATCCTGTACACAACTCAGGCCTGTGCCTTTCAtgcggtgcatacaggacatccCCCATAGTCGGACTCTGTGCAAAAACAAATGAACCCTCACTTAGAAGAACTGATCTAGCGTGTGCATATGTCCTTAAAGTAAGATCGCTACCAAAACACATCTGCTATCTGGTTGTAACAGAATGTCCTTCTAGAATAATATTCAACAAGAAATCTCAGGCTACCAGGTCATTGGTCTTGcagtttgaagagatgtgccagaatctcTGCATGCAGAACACACTGCGCGACATTGCCCAAAGACGAGACCCACTACCTTCATGGTACAATTTTCTTGTAATCTGCGATTTCACACTTAAACAGTCCCGTAAAAAGCAAACTCCATAACAACAAACATATTATAGTACAAGAATTCCCTGCACTCGAAGAAATTGACAGTAGCTTTTTGGACTTCTATACTGATGGTTCAAACATGGATGTTTATGTAGGAAATGCAGTAATACGAGTGAAATGGGAAGAAACAGTAAgtcttccacagtgtgcatcggtTTTCACTGCTGAATGTTACGCTGTCTGtgtagccgtagaaaaaatagtaaatgagagcCTTGCAAATAGTATCATTTATGGAGACTTCCTTAGCATACTTACAGCtcttcactctagaaatgcaatcactgcGCTACTTGGtggcatcatacacaacataacagcCGTAGcctaaggacaaaacataaaactgtgctgggtcccgagtcatgatGGAATAAAAGGGAGTGAGAGACCAGGCTTCTGCGCTTCTCAAGCAAATGGCAAGCGAATAAAAATAGTAAATATGCCCTTTAATAATTGCATGAACCTAGGACATCAGAAGTTCAGGAAAAAAAGGCAGTTCGCTTGTAACACggaagtaaataataaactacacttgttaaagccagttttaggtgaatggaagtcatgcaccCATTAGGAacatttcaaggaagtgattcagtgccgtcttcgtataggccaCACGTACCTCACACATAACTTCATCCTGACAGAACAAGACAAACCTACATGTGAATTCCGTGGAGAAGTGGTAACTATAAACCACATTTTATGTTCAAGCACTAAGCTCTAATGACTAAGACAAAAGCATTCCCCACAACTTTATGATGAACACATCCCTTTGcaccctaggttactcctgggaGAAAAAGCACTTTTTGAAATTTTTACATTTATAATGAAGCAAAGCTGCTAAAGGAATTGTGAGATGTTAAATAGTTTTAGTTCCCTCAATACAAACACACAACCCTTGCATTTGGTGCAtaatggccttagttgcctatgtgctatTAAAGCCCGacacaacacaacaacaaaaCATGCTCTAGCAATAGCAATATGAAAATTATGGACACATTATTAAGCGATGGACTATTTGGTTTGAACTGAAAAACACTGATAAAAgtatggcaatttttttttgaaactcAATTTTAGCCGAAAAATGGCAGTATTTATGGCATGCATGTCACAAATAGCTGGCTATTTAGTACCAGTTACAGTAGATCCCAGATGGAAATTAAGAAAGTGCTGGAACCGGGAACTCACTGAAATAACGCTATTTTTTGAATTTAGTACCATGGTTTTGAGTGCAGCTATTAATACGACCATTTGTGTTTTAATGACTACTATATGAGCTTGTCGTTCAAAAAAAAAGGCCAATATAAAACTCTGTGTCATTTTTCACTGCACGTGGACATCATATATTtgactggaaaaaaaaagtttttcttagAAAATAACTCGCCAGAAAACAACGAAAGTTGCATTCCAAAATAAATACGAGAAAGGCCcgctgaattaaaaaaaaggaagcaaagtCTAAACTCTGCACATGCAGTTTCTTTTCATGATGCTTGATGTGCAGTGAACTGTCCACTGCTATGAATTTCCTGTTTACGCCTACTCTCAGAGGCAAAATGAACGGTTATTTTGTGACCAGTGATAAAGTGTTAAAGGGTTGGATTCATGCCTGCTGGAGGGTTTGACCACTGTACTGTTTGAACAGTCTCCGTTTTGCAGGCCTTTGCTTCTTAGTGATGCAGCGCTGTGCTTCTTTTGTCCTTCACTGAATATCCAGATTTGTAGCATTCGCTTCTTAAGCAACGAGTGGAAGGATGGGGCATTGTACTCTCAATTTTCGGTGAAGGTAGAGGTCTTAAATCTTTTTTTCTCATCAAAGCGGTGCTGTCTTTTCATgttttcacacaatttgaaaaggCGGCACGAATTACTGGATTGCAAATCACAGTGCTTAATTTACTTAAAAATGTAGCCTGAAATCAATATACATAACACTAACAGTTTGGTCTAATGAGGCCTTTGCTGTTTCCCATTTGTTGCAAGGGTCATTCAAGCTGCTAGTGAGAGCAGAATTTTTACACTTGGGAAGCACTTTCGCTTGATGTTTGTAGGCCCATTTGAACAACTAGCAGAGCTTATTTCAGACTCTTTAAAATTTCAGGGAAGTTCTGTCGTGGAAAGTACTGCAGGGTAGCTATCAGTAAGCATTTCATGCTTTGTGGTAATTACTAATGAATGAACTGCTGGTTGTGGCTACCACTGTCAGTGGTAAGTTTGTGTCTTT comes from the Amblyomma americanum isolate KBUSLIRL-KWMA chromosome 1, ASM5285725v1, whole genome shotgun sequence genome and includes:
- the LOC144116423 gene encoding uncharacterized protein LOC144116423 — encoded protein: MNGLECEGLDVSVRGHGEDQVYRYNEPKCLAWLTKKVKAVAARLQSIGIPPPAACSSAASAGCSGGSQPTSEDFMVAAHATVARYIPPMLATVLNSSLGLDTRPATTVEEEKQKTPRLPQPKLSLKPQKLTQKNFLKFLLQ